In the Hordeum vulgare subsp. vulgare chromosome 7H, MorexV3_pseudomolecules_assembly, whole genome shotgun sequence genome, one interval contains:
- the LOC123409815 gene encoding bZIP transcription factor RISBZ5 isoform X3, translating to MKKCASELELEAFIRQHLAAAEAQRGRPGHGPDDDAGFGEHPSFSPGAGLPGLCFGDSNALELQESNAGHLWWSDGLRAPQHHAVPAPTQSQTAAISASPRETISGNQALETESDSDSESLVEIGGGRCKRSGKSSDTRRIRRMVSNRESARRSRRRKHAQLTDLELQVEQLKNESATLFKQLTEANQQFTTAVTDNRILKSDVETLRIKVKMAEDMVARGAVSCGLGQQLGLAPFLNSRKM from the exons ATGAAGAAGTGCGCGTCGGAGCTGGAGCTCGAGGCCTTCATTCGGCAGCACCTCGCCGCCGCCGAGGCCCAGCGGGGCAGGCCCGGCCACGGACCGGACGACGACGCCGGGTTCGGCGAGCACCCCAGCTTCTCCCCCGGCGCCGGCCTGCCGGGcctctgcttcggcgactcg AACGCCCTGGAGCTGCAAGAGAGCAACGCCGGCCACCTGTGGTGGTCCGACGGCCTCCGTGCGCCGCAGCACCACGCCGTCCCGGCGCCGACCCAGTCGCAAACGGCCGCCATCTCCG CTAGCCCGAGGGAAACAATCTCAGGGAACCAGGCTCTCGAAACCGAGTCCGACTCCGATAGCGAGTCACTGGTCGAGATAGGGGGAGGCCGATGCAAGCGGAGTGGCAAATCATCGGATACCAGGCGAATAAGACG GATGGTGTCCAACAGGGAGTCAGCTCGACGGTCGAGGAGGAGGAAGCACGCACAATTAACTGATCTCGAATTGCAG GTCGAACAACTTAAAAATGAAAGTGCAACCCTCTTCAAGCAACTGACAGAGGCCAACCAGCAGTTCACCACCGCAGTCACCGACAACAGGATCCTGAAATCAGATGTAGAGACTTTAAGAATCAAG GTAAAAATGGCAGAAGACATGGTAGCTAGAGGTGCAGTGTCCTGCGGCCTAGGACAGCAGCTTGGTTTGGCACCATTTCTGAACTCCAGGAAGATGTGA
- the LOC123409815 gene encoding bZIP transcription factor RISBZ5 isoform X2, translating into MKKCASELELEAFIRQHLAAAEAQRGRPGHGPDDDAGFGEHPSFSPGAGLPGLCFGDSQNALELQESNAGHLWWSDGLRAPQHHAVPAPTQSQTAAISASPRETISGNQALETESDSDSESLVEIGGGRCKRSGKSSDTRRIRRMVSNRESARRSRRRKHAQLTDLELQVEQLKNESATLFKQLTEANQQFTTAVTDNRILKSDVETLRIKVKMAEDMVARGAVSCGLGQQLGLAPFLNSRKM; encoded by the exons ATGAAGAAGTGCGCGTCGGAGCTGGAGCTCGAGGCCTTCATTCGGCAGCACCTCGCCGCCGCCGAGGCCCAGCGGGGCAGGCCCGGCCACGGACCGGACGACGACGCCGGGTTCGGCGAGCACCCCAGCTTCTCCCCCGGCGCCGGCCTGCCGGGcctctgcttcggcgactcg CAGAACGCCCTGGAGCTGCAAGAGAGCAACGCCGGCCACCTGTGGTGGTCCGACGGCCTCCGTGCGCCGCAGCACCACGCCGTCCCGGCGCCGACCCAGTCGCAAACGGCCGCCATCTCCG CTAGCCCGAGGGAAACAATCTCAGGGAACCAGGCTCTCGAAACCGAGTCCGACTCCGATAGCGAGTCACTGGTCGAGATAGGGGGAGGCCGATGCAAGCGGAGTGGCAAATCATCGGATACCAGGCGAATAAGACG GATGGTGTCCAACAGGGAGTCAGCTCGACGGTCGAGGAGGAGGAAGCACGCACAATTAACTGATCTCGAATTGCAG GTCGAACAACTTAAAAATGAAAGTGCAACCCTCTTCAAGCAACTGACAGAGGCCAACCAGCAGTTCACCACCGCAGTCACCGACAACAGGATCCTGAAATCAGATGTAGAGACTTTAAGAATCAAG GTAAAAATGGCAGAAGACATGGTAGCTAGAGGTGCAGTGTCCTGCGGCCTAGGACAGCAGCTTGGTTTGGCACCATTTCTGAACTCCAGGAAGATGTGA
- the LOC123409815 gene encoding bZIP transcription factor RISBZ5 isoform X1: MKKCASELELEAFIRQHLAAAEAQRGRPGHGPDDDAGFGEHPSFSPGAGLPGLCFGDSVSSCHYPKPLPLCLYRAVVFARLTEFPPALQQNALELQESNAGHLWWSDGLRAPQHHAVPAPTQSQTAAISASPRETISGNQALETESDSDSESLVEIGGGRCKRSGKSSDTRRIRRMVSNRESARRSRRRKHAQLTDLELQVEQLKNESATLFKQLTEANQQFTTAVTDNRILKSDVETLRIKVKMAEDMVARGAVSCGLGQQLGLAPFLNSRKM; this comes from the exons ATGAAGAAGTGCGCGTCGGAGCTGGAGCTCGAGGCCTTCATTCGGCAGCACCTCGCCGCCGCCGAGGCCCAGCGGGGCAGGCCCGGCCACGGACCGGACGACGACGCCGGGTTCGGCGAGCACCCCAGCTTCTCCCCCGGCGCCGGCCTGCCGGGcctctgcttcggcgactcggtGAGCAGCTGCCACTACCCAAAGCCTCTGCCTCTGTGCCTGTACCGTGCTGTAGTGTTCGCGCGTTTAACTGAATTTCCTCCTGCGCTCCAGCAGAACGCCCTGGAGCTGCAAGAGAGCAACGCCGGCCACCTGTGGTGGTCCGACGGCCTCCGTGCGCCGCAGCACCACGCCGTCCCGGCGCCGACCCAGTCGCAAACGGCCGCCATCTCCG CTAGCCCGAGGGAAACAATCTCAGGGAACCAGGCTCTCGAAACCGAGTCCGACTCCGATAGCGAGTCACTGGTCGAGATAGGGGGAGGCCGATGCAAGCGGAGTGGCAAATCATCGGATACCAGGCGAATAAGACG GATGGTGTCCAACAGGGAGTCAGCTCGACGGTCGAGGAGGAGGAAGCACGCACAATTAACTGATCTCGAATTGCAG GTCGAACAACTTAAAAATGAAAGTGCAACCCTCTTCAAGCAACTGACAGAGGCCAACCAGCAGTTCACCACCGCAGTCACCGACAACAGGATCCTGAAATCAGATGTAGAGACTTTAAGAATCAAG GTAAAAATGGCAGAAGACATGGTAGCTAGAGGTGCAGTGTCCTGCGGCCTAGGACAGCAGCTTGGTTTGGCACCATTTCTGAACTCCAGGAAGATGTGA